Proteins encoded by one window of Arachis ipaensis cultivar K30076 chromosome B04, Araip1.1, whole genome shotgun sequence:
- the LOC107635786 gene encoding uncharacterized protein LOC107635786, with translation MSLSDLKNSILEKLGVLGSKWVKKLFYKIPMAVVSTGVHFETFAVKADEDIRVLFYCVRSFLEIKIHELFAKLEVGVDSSGASAPVPSPTAAGGASSSMHAVRPYLPPVQSPSFAADLNRTEVVGSVPLENAAVIEPPHVVGTGGGLVPYIEDFGGPDQVENAMRDDESDQEPVDIEDGGNTVGGSSTEFQIGQSFQSKDEAVLSVKDYSIRRGVEYRVIESDHLKYHGKCKEFGKGCSWLIRVALRARKGTWEVRRYNGPHTCLATSISSDHRQLDYHVICSRILPMVRADAAVTVKVLQQATEADYGFRPSYRKVWMAKQKAVAQIYGDWEESYAELPRWMLGVQATMPGTITVLKTSPVRIGGGVDESTVYFHRLFWTFPLCIEAFRHCKPLVSIDGTHLYGKYGGTLLLAIAQDRNSNILPIAFALVEGENAESWSFFLSNLREHVTPQEGILVISDRHNGIKAVLEAPETGWLPPRAFRAYCIRHVAANFALTFKGKDSRRMLVNAAYAKTEAEFYYWFDIMRTENPAMCDWANWMEYDKWTQHEDAGRRFGHMTTNINECVNSVLKGTRNLPVTSLVKSTYGRLAQLFVLRGQTAEAQLGSGHEFCQALVKAIDRNLRDSRCFTVTLYDRHQSEYTVAETTPTGSFSLGSYRVSLKDHRCDCGHFQALHYPCCHAIACCAYFRLNWASYVHEVYRMSEVFNVYKQGFLPPIPEGLWPPYAGPTIIPDPNMRRAKEGRPKATRIRGSMDQSQSNQPKRCGLCRQPGHTRRNCHQRRQSGGGDA, from the exons ATGAGTTTGTCAGATTTGAAGAACAGCATCTTGGAGAAGCTTGGCGTGTTGGGTAGCAAGTGGGTGAAGAAACTATTCTACAAGATTCCCATGGCGGTTGTCTCGACCGGTGTTCATTTTGAAACCTTTGCGGTTAAGGCTGATGAAGATATTAGGGTTTTGTTCTACTGTGTAAGGAGTTTTCTGGAGATCAAAATTCATGAGTTGTTCGCGAAGTTGGAGGTTGGTGTCGACAGTTCTGGGGCATCCGCTCCAGTTCCTAGCCCAACTGCCGCGGGTGGTGCATCTAGTTCGATGCATGCGGTCAGACCGTATCTTCCGCCGGTTCAATCACCTTCGTTTGCAGCTGATTTAAACCGAACGGAGGTTGTTGGTTCTGTACCTTTGGAGAATGCAGCAGTCATTGAGCCTCCCCACGTTGTGGGCACCGGTGGTGGCCTGGTACCTTATATCGAAGACTTTGGTGGACCTGATCAAGTAGAGAATGCAATGCGTGACGATGAGTCTGACCAGGAGCCTGTTGATATC GAAGACGGTGGTAACACAGTAGGGGGATCTTCTACAGAATTTCAGATTGGGCAATCATTTCAGAGTAAAGATGAAGCTGTGCTGAGTGTCAAGGACTATAGCATCCGGCGAGGTGTTGAGTACAGAGTCATCGAATCAGATCATTTGAAGTATCATGGAAAATGCAAGGAATTCGGCAAGGGTTGTAGTTGGTTGATTCGTGTAGCGCTTCGTGCACGAAAGGGCACTTGGGAGGTTAGGAGGTACAACGGGCCACACACATGCCTCGCAACTTCTATTTCAAGTGATCACCGTCAGCTGGATTACCACGTTATCTGTTCGAGGATTCTTCCTATGGTTAGGGCAGATGCTGCGGTTACGGTAAAGGTACTTCAACAAGCGACAGAAGCCGATTACGGTTTCAGGCCTAGTTACAGGAAGGTTTGGATGGCTAAGCAGAAGGCAGTGGCACAAATATATGGAGATTGGGAGGAGTCTTACGCGGAGTTGCCACGTTGGATGCTAGGGGTCCAGGCGACAATGCCGGGAACAATCACGGTGCTGAAGACGTCTCCTGTTCGGATTGGTGGTGGGGTTGATGAGTCGACGGTGTACTTTCACCGGCTTTTCTGGACATTTCCACTCTGTATCGAGGCATTCCGGCATTGCAAGCCCCTCGTCAGTATTGATGGTACCCACTTGTATGGGAAGTATGGAGGGACGCTGCTGTTGGCGATAGCTCAGGACAGGAACTCAAACATCCTCCCGATAGCATTTGCCCTTGTGGAGGGCGAAAATGCAGAGTCGTGGTCATTCTTCTTGTCCAATCTCCGAGAGCATGTGACTCCTCAGGAGGGTATCCTTGTTATCTCTGACAGGCATAATGGGATCAAGGCAGTGCTTGAGGCACCTGAGACTGGGTGGCTGCCTCCTCGGGCTTTCCGGGCCTACTGTATTCGGCATGTGGCTGCGAATTTTGCCCTAACGTTCAAAGGTAAGGACTCAAGGAGGATGTTGGTGAATGCTGCGTACGCAAAGACTGAGGCTGAGTTTTACTACTGGTTTGACATCATGCGGACTGAGAATCCAGCAATGTGTGACTGGGCCAACTGGATGGAGTATGACAAATGGACCCAACATGAGGATGCTGGTCGACGGTTCGGGCACATGACCACAAACATCAATGAATGTGTGAACTCCGTGCTAAAGGGGACTCGCAACCTGCCGGTTACATCGTTGGTTAAGTCAACCTATGGGAGGCTTGCTCAACTCTTTGTGCTACGGGGACAGACAGCAGAGGCACAACTTGGATCTGGGCATGAATTCTGTCAGGCATTGGTCAAGGCTATTGATCGGAACCTAAGAGACTCTAGGTGCTTCACTGTGACATTATACGACAGGCATCAGTCCGAGTACACCGTCGCGGAGACAACACCAACCGGGAGCTTCTCGCTGGGTAGCTATAGAGTTTCCCTTAAAGATCACCGATGCGACTGTGGCCACTTTCAGGCGCTGCATTATCCTTGTTGCCACGCCATTGCGTGTTGCGCCTACTTCCGGCTTAACTGGGCGTCATATGTTCACGAGGTGTATCGTATGAGTGAGGTGTTCAACGTTTACAAGCAGGGGTTTCTCCCACCTATCCCTGAAGGACTATGGCCTCCATATGCTGGGCCTACCATCATTCCTGACCCCAATATGCGGCGTGCAAAGGAAGGTCGTCCAAAGGCTACCAGGATCCGTGGAAGTATGGATCAGTCTCAGTCGAACCAGCCGAAGCGTTGTGGGCTATGTCGTCAGCCTGGGCATACGCGGAGGAACTGTCACCAGCGAAGACAAAGTGGTGGAGGGGATGCGTAG